In Streptomyces sp. NBC_01408, one DNA window encodes the following:
- a CDS encoding cyclopropane-fatty-acyl-phospholipid synthase family protein encodes MTEHAHTHEIQPDGGQEFWDDRYRESDRIWSGNANAVLVREVRDLAPGRALDLGCGEGADAVWLARQGWQVTGTDISGVALGRAAEHAAEAGVADRVEWQRHDFAESFPEGEFDLVSACFLHSYGDFPRERILHTAARAVAPGGVLLIAGHAGGPSWDPDKHAEIGFPTPDEVLAQLELPEGRWEVLLAEEHSQPMTAPDGSPGSRPDNALKVRRLR; translated from the coding sequence GTGACCGAGCACGCGCACACCCACGAGATCCAGCCCGACGGGGGCCAGGAGTTCTGGGACGACCGCTACCGCGAGAGCGACCGGATCTGGAGCGGCAACGCCAACGCCGTCCTGGTACGGGAGGTCCGGGACCTGGCCCCCGGCCGTGCCCTGGACCTCGGCTGCGGTGAGGGGGCCGACGCGGTGTGGCTGGCCCGGCAGGGCTGGCAGGTCACCGGAACCGACATCTCCGGCGTGGCCCTGGGCCGGGCGGCCGAGCACGCCGCCGAGGCGGGGGTGGCCGACCGGGTCGAGTGGCAGCGGCACGACTTCGCGGAGTCCTTCCCCGAGGGGGAGTTCGACCTCGTGTCGGCCTGCTTCCTGCACTCGTACGGGGACTTCCCCCGCGAGCGGATCCTGCACACGGCCGCCCGCGCCGTGGCCCCCGGCGGGGTCCTGCTGATCGCGGGCCACGCGGGCGGGCCCTCGTGGGACCCGGACAAGCACGCGGAGATCGGCTTCCCGACCCCGGACGAGGTCCTGGCCCAGCTGGAACTGCCCGAGGGCCGCTGGGAGGTCCTGCTCGCCGAGGAACACTCCCAGCCCATGACCGCACCCGACGGCAGTCCCGGGAGCCGCCCGGACAACGCGCTGAAGGTGAGGCGGCTGCGCTAG
- a CDS encoding TerB family tellurite resistance protein, with translation MLPVRGGDGRKLTVWGIRTTWSTVGDGEFFCPACGGDRNYRRRTGRRRFTVLGVPLVPRGEAGPVVECQGCRERFGTEVLDHLTTTRFTALLRDAVHTVTLAVLAAGGTASQGALEAAVWAVRAVGFQDCTEEQLEALVEALSTEEGRLGLYDVPECCGAALSIELHEALEPLAPHLAGPGRESILLQGARIALADGPYTPAEREVLATVGAALRIGADEVARLLSAVRAP, from the coding sequence GTGCTGCCAGTTCGGGGTGGGGACGGCCGGAAGCTTACGGTCTGGGGCATCCGTACCACCTGGAGCACCGTGGGTGACGGGGAGTTCTTCTGCCCCGCCTGCGGTGGGGACCGCAACTACCGAAGGCGGACCGGGCGCCGCCGGTTCACCGTCCTGGGGGTGCCGCTGGTGCCGCGTGGGGAAGCCGGGCCCGTCGTCGAGTGCCAGGGGTGCCGGGAGCGCTTCGGCACCGAGGTCCTCGACCACCTCACCACGACCCGGTTCACGGCCCTGCTGCGCGACGCCGTGCACACCGTGACGCTGGCCGTGCTCGCCGCGGGCGGGACGGCCTCGCAGGGGGCCCTGGAGGCCGCCGTGTGGGCCGTACGGGCCGTGGGCTTCCAGGACTGCACCGAGGAGCAGCTGGAGGCCCTCGTGGAGGCGCTGTCCACCGAGGAGGGCCGGCTCGGCCTGTACGACGTCCCGGAGTGCTGCGGGGCAGCCCTGTCGATAGAGCTCCACGAGGCCCTGGAGCCGCTGGCCCCGCACCTGGCCGGCCCGGGCCGCGAATCGATCCTGCTGCAGGGCGCCCGGATCGCGCTCGCGGACGGCCCGTACACGCCGGCCGAGCGCGAGGTCCTGGCCACCGTGGGCGCCGCGCTGCGGATCGGCGCGGACGAGGTGGCCCGGCTGCTGTCGGCGGTCCGCGCCCCCTGA
- a CDS encoding nucleobase:cation symporter-2 family protein — MARVAARLSGNGKQSTHPVDEVLPLPKLALYGFQHVLAFYAGAVIVPIIVGNALKLSPEQLVYLINADLFTCGIASIIQAFGIGRIGARLPLIQGVTFTAVSPMIAIGLGAGGGTAALLVIYGAVITAGIATFAFAWLPAKAFRAVMRLFPPVVTGTVITVLGIVLIPVGLNDAAGGVGSPDFGDPKHFAYAGGTMLFILILMKIGKPFLSSISILLGLVGGTAAAFLLGDAKFGDVGKSDWIGVTTPFHFGVPKFEWFPIVLMLIVMLITMVETTGDTYAVGEIVEKDIDSETVARALRADGAATALGGVLNSFPYVAFAENVGLVRMTKVKSRFVVVAAGVFMIVLGLLPKAAAIVAAVPHGVLGGAATVMFGMVALAGIQTLGKVDLKEEKNALIVGVSLAFALLPATVPVFFSKHMDADLSSLLNSGVTLGATAAIVLNLIFNGLAKDDAHDTAPATAAAIDLAAEPAAEPAAESAAEPAAEAVAAAVPAQAAAPAAGSEKGSGSKKADDAEPSSAT, encoded by the coding sequence ATGGCACGTGTCGCCGCCCGGCTTTCCGGCAACGGAAAGCAGAGCACCCACCCGGTCGACGAGGTGCTCCCCCTCCCCAAGCTCGCGCTCTACGGCTTCCAGCACGTACTCGCGTTCTACGCCGGCGCGGTGATCGTCCCGATCATCGTCGGCAACGCGCTGAAACTCAGCCCTGAGCAGCTGGTCTACCTGATCAACGCGGACCTCTTCACCTGCGGTATCGCCTCGATCATCCAGGCCTTCGGCATCGGCCGGATCGGTGCGCGCCTGCCCCTGATCCAGGGTGTGACCTTCACCGCCGTCTCCCCGATGATCGCCATCGGCCTCGGCGCGGGCGGCGGGACCGCCGCGCTGCTGGTCATCTACGGTGCGGTCATCACCGCCGGCATAGCGACCTTCGCCTTCGCCTGGCTCCCCGCCAAGGCGTTCCGGGCCGTCATGAGGCTGTTCCCGCCGGTCGTCACCGGCACGGTGATCACCGTGCTCGGCATCGTCCTGATCCCCGTCGGCCTCAACGACGCGGCGGGCGGCGTCGGCAGCCCCGACTTCGGCGATCCCAAGCACTTCGCCTACGCCGGCGGCACGATGCTCTTCATCCTGATCCTGATGAAGATCGGCAAGCCGTTCCTCTCCAGCATCTCGATCCTCCTCGGCCTGGTCGGCGGCACCGCGGCCGCCTTCCTCCTCGGCGACGCGAAGTTCGGCGACGTCGGCAAGTCGGACTGGATCGGCGTCACCACCCCCTTCCACTTCGGAGTCCCGAAGTTCGAATGGTTCCCCATCGTCCTGATGCTGATCGTCATGCTGATCACCATGGTCGAGACGACCGGTGACACTTACGCGGTCGGCGAGATCGTCGAGAAGGACATCGACAGCGAGACCGTCGCCCGCGCCCTGCGCGCCGACGGCGCCGCGACCGCCCTCGGCGGCGTCCTCAACTCCTTCCCGTACGTCGCCTTCGCCGAGAACGTCGGCCTGGTGCGGATGACGAAGGTCAAGAGCCGGTTCGTGGTCGTCGCCGCCGGTGTCTTCATGATCGTCCTGGGTCTGCTGCCCAAGGCCGCCGCGATCGTCGCCGCCGTCCCGCACGGGGTGCTCGGCGGCGCCGCGACCGTCATGTTCGGCATGGTCGCCCTGGCCGGCATCCAGACCCTGGGCAAGGTGGACCTCAAGGAGGAGAAGAACGCGCTGATCGTCGGCGTCTCCCTCGCCTTCGCCCTGCTCCCGGCCACCGTCCCGGTCTTCTTCTCCAAGCACATGGACGCGGACCTGTCCTCGCTGCTCAACAGCGGTGTCACCCTCGGTGCCACGGCGGCCATCGTCCTCAACCTGATCTTCAACGGCCTGGCCAAGGACGACGCGCACGACACGGCCCCCGCCACCGCGGCCGCCATCGACCTGGCCGCGGAACCGGCCGCGGAACCCGCCGCGGAATCGGCTGCCGAACCCGCCGCCGAGGCGGTCGCCGCGGCGGTCCCCGCCCAGGCGGCGGCCCCCGCGGCCGGATCCGAGAAGGGGTCCGGCTCCAAGAAGGCGGACGACGCGGAGCCGTCCTCGGCCACCTGA
- the leuA gene encoding 2-isopropylmalate synthase, giving the protein MSQQPFVGRPTPITNATHSQKPSGMPIHKYGQYEQVDIPDRTWPDVRVTKAPRWLSTDLRDGNQSLIDPMTPARKREMFDLLVRMGYKEIEVGFPSSGETDFAFVRSIIEEGAIPDDVTISVLTQAREDLIERTVESLAGAKRATVHLYNATAPTFRRVVFRGSKEQIKQIAVDGTRLVMEYAEKLLGPETTFGYQYSPEIFTDTELDFALEVCEAVCDVWQPAEGREIILNLPATVERSTPSTHADRFEWMARNLTRREHICISVHPHNDRGTAVAAAELAVMAGADRIEGCLFGQGERTGNVDLITLGMNLFSQGIDPQIDFSQIDEIRRTSEYCNQMEVHPRHPYAGDLVYTAFSGSHQDAIKKGFDAMEADAAAAGKTVDDIEWAVPYLPIDPKDVGRSYEAVIRVNSQSGKGGIAYVLKNDHKLDLPRRMQIEFSRIIQAKTDAEGGEVTPKAIWDVFADEYLPNPENPWGRIQLRSGSTATDKDGTDTLTVEAVVDGVDAVLNGTGNGPISAFFDALAGIGVDARLLDYTEHTMSEGASAVAASYIECAIDGRVLWGIGIDANTTRASLKAVISAVNRAGR; this is encoded by the coding sequence ATGAGCCAGCAGCCTTTTGTCGGTCGCCCCACGCCCATCACCAACGCGACCCACTCCCAGAAGCCCTCCGGGATGCCGATCCACAAGTACGGCCAGTACGAACAGGTGGACATCCCCGACCGCACCTGGCCGGACGTCCGCGTCACCAAGGCTCCCCGCTGGCTGTCCACCGACCTGCGCGACGGCAACCAGTCGCTGATCGACCCGATGACCCCCGCCCGCAAGCGCGAGATGTTCGACCTGCTGGTGCGCATGGGCTACAAGGAGATCGAGGTCGGCTTCCCGTCCTCCGGCGAGACCGACTTCGCCTTCGTGCGCTCCATCATCGAAGAGGGCGCGATCCCGGACGACGTCACCATCTCCGTACTGACGCAGGCCCGCGAGGACCTGATCGAGCGGACCGTGGAGTCCCTGGCCGGCGCCAAGCGCGCCACCGTCCACCTGTACAACGCGACCGCGCCGACCTTCCGCCGGGTCGTCTTCCGCGGCTCCAAGGAGCAGATCAAGCAGATCGCCGTCGACGGCACCCGCCTGGTCATGGAGTACGCCGAGAAGCTGCTGGGCCCGGAGACCACCTTCGGCTACCAGTACAGCCCGGAGATCTTCACCGACACCGAGCTGGACTTCGCCCTGGAGGTCTGCGAGGCCGTCTGTGACGTCTGGCAGCCGGCCGAGGGCCGCGAGATCATCCTGAACCTGCCCGCCACCGTGGAGCGCTCGACGCCGTCCACCCACGCGGACCGCTTCGAGTGGATGGCCCGCAACCTGACCCGTCGCGAGCACATCTGCATCTCCGTGCACCCGCACAACGACCGCGGCACCGCCGTCGCCGCCGCCGAGCTGGCCGTGATGGCCGGCGCCGACCGCATCGAGGGCTGCCTGTTCGGGCAGGGCGAGCGCACCGGCAACGTCGACCTGATCACCCTGGGCATGAACCTGTTCTCCCAGGGCATCGACCCGCAGATCGACTTCTCGCAGATCGACGAGATCCGCCGCACCAGCGAGTACTGCAACCAGATGGAGGTCCACCCGCGCCACCCCTACGCGGGCGACCTGGTCTACACCGCCTTCTCCGGCTCCCACCAGGACGCCATCAAGAAGGGCTTCGACGCCATGGAGGCCGACGCGGCCGCCGCGGGCAAGACCGTCGACGACATCGAGTGGGCGGTCCCGTACCTGCCCATCGACCCCAAGGACGTCGGCCGCTCCTACGAGGCCGTCATCCGGGTCAACTCGCAGTCCGGCAAGGGCGGCATCGCGTACGTCCTGAAGAACGACCACAAGCTGGACCTGCCGCGCCGCATGCAGATCGAGTTCTCCCGCATCATCCAGGCCAAGACCGACGCCGAGGGCGGCGAGGTCACGCCGAAGGCGATCTGGGACGTCTTCGCGGACGAGTACCTGCCCAACCCCGAGAACCCGTGGGGCCGCATCCAGCTGCGCTCCGGTTCGACGGCCACGGACAAGGACGGCACGGACACGCTGACCGTCGAGGCGGTCGTCGACGGCGTCGACGCCGTCCTGAACGGCACCGGCAACGGTCCGATCTCCGCCTTCTTCGACGCGCTGGCCGGCATCGGCGTCGACGCCCGCCTGCTGGACTACACCGAGCACACCATGAGCGAGGGCGCCTCCGCCGTGGCCGCCTCGTACATCGAGTGCGCCATCGACGGCCGCGTCCTGTGGGGCATCGGCATCGACGCCAACACCACCCGCGCCTCCCTGAAGGCGGTCATCTCCGCCGTCAACCGCGCGGGCCGCTGA
- a CDS encoding GlxA family transcriptional regulator, translating into MESSGRPEGPHRVVVLALAGLLPFELGIPHRIFGRAKDPAGRPLYTILTCGLAPGPVRTDADFAVHVEHGPELLATADTVVVPASYELGPAYEDGTLSEELAAALAHIRPGTRLVSICTGGYVLAAAGYLNGRRATTHWASADHFQRLFPEVRVDPGVLYTDDGDVLTSAGVAAGIDLCLHIVRRDHGAAVANEVARRTVVPPHRDGGQAQFIERPVPEPQLASTTAARAWVLDRLHEPLRLTDLARQEAMSVRTFTRRFREESGVSPGQWIVGQRVERARRLLERTDLPMEQVARETGFGTAQSLRKHVQSALGVSPMAYRRTFREGAGGGPGGSGAPGGPGARGGSGAPGPPGGSASRTLPSPDGPSDTAGPVH; encoded by the coding sequence ATGGAGTCGTCAGGCAGGCCAGAGGGGCCGCACCGCGTCGTCGTACTCGCCCTCGCCGGGCTGCTGCCCTTCGAGCTCGGCATCCCGCACCGGATCTTCGGCCGGGCCAAGGATCCGGCCGGGCGCCCGCTCTACACGATCCTGACCTGCGGGCTCGCCCCCGGCCCGGTGCGCACGGACGCCGACTTCGCCGTCCACGTCGAGCACGGCCCGGAGCTGCTGGCCACCGCGGACACGGTCGTGGTGCCGGCCTCGTACGAGCTGGGTCCGGCCTACGAGGACGGCACGCTGAGCGAGGAACTCGCGGCGGCCCTCGCGCACATCCGGCCCGGTACGCGGCTCGTGTCCATCTGCACGGGCGGCTACGTGCTGGCCGCCGCGGGATACCTGAACGGCCGCCGGGCCACCACGCACTGGGCCTCCGCCGACCACTTCCAGCGGCTCTTCCCAGAGGTACGGGTGGACCCGGGCGTGCTCTACACCGACGACGGCGACGTGCTGACCTCCGCCGGGGTAGCCGCGGGCATCGACCTGTGCCTGCACATCGTGCGCCGGGACCACGGCGCGGCCGTCGCGAACGAGGTGGCCCGGCGGACCGTCGTACCGCCGCACCGGGACGGCGGGCAGGCCCAGTTCATCGAGCGCCCGGTGCCGGAGCCGCAGCTCGCCAGCACCACGGCGGCCCGCGCGTGGGTCCTGGACCGGCTGCACGAGCCGCTGCGCCTGACCGACCTGGCCCGCCAGGAGGCCATGTCGGTACGGACCTTCACGCGCCGCTTCCGCGAGGAGTCCGGCGTCAGCCCCGGCCAGTGGATCGTCGGGCAGCGGGTGGAGCGGGCCCGGCGGCTGCTGGAGCGAACGGACCTGCCGATGGAGCAGGTGGCGCGGGAGACCGGCTTCGGTACGGCGCAATCCCTGCGCAAGCACGTGCAGTCGGCGCTGGGGGTGAGCCCGATGGCGTACCGGCGCACCTTCCGCGAGGGCGCGGGCGGTGGGCCTGGTGGATCCGGTGCGCCTGGTGGGCCGGGCGCGCGCGGCGGGTCCGGTGCACCCGGTCCGCCTGGCGGGTCCGCCTCGCGCACCCTGCCATCTCCTGATGGGCCATCAGATACCGCCGGACCCGTGCATTGA
- a CDS encoding beta-xylosidase produces the protein MRTGARSRRWSAAVGMAVLAAAAGGVLSPPAAAEGETPPGQVPGQVTFPTHCLPPQEAGLPPAEGPSTARITVDDPAPRVGDTVTVTYQLTATPAVAPLVQSVVAGELPADVVTPTGRVLLAGAQSGEVTVVGAERSGPVGEGEALPAVTMTGTFTVTAPGEITLAPGGYTLHTSHLLDLDTVCTPAAPSAAAAPGAPVSARLTATALPTANLRSVSLAAAHGAPGAKVTVTGAGFVPGAAVTVAGRAGAAETADRVAATADELGVVRAELPVTDRTTTAVVAYEGPAWSAGQGSGPAAYTVIEAAPPQPGTQKVTATVEPGALAMTQTGAEIALGAVPYGEGGAAPGRIATVTVKDARGGPAGWSLTGKVSDFTGPGGVRIPGAALSWTPSCVAAAGSPSPCTPGSAGVVGPDGAVLASTPDAPLAGGTFTVDASVALQVPPYAAPGAYSAVLTLTLS, from the coding sequence GTGCGAACAGGCGCGCGCAGCAGGAGATGGTCGGCGGCCGTCGGCATGGCCGTGCTCGCGGCGGCCGCCGGGGGAGTCCTGAGCCCGCCCGCCGCCGCCGAGGGGGAGACGCCCCCGGGCCAGGTGCCGGGTCAGGTGACCTTCCCGACGCACTGCCTGCCGCCCCAGGAAGCCGGCCTCCCGCCCGCCGAGGGGCCGAGCACCGCCCGGATCACCGTCGACGACCCGGCGCCCCGGGTCGGGGACACCGTCACCGTGACCTACCAGCTGACCGCCACCCCCGCCGTGGCACCCCTGGTTCAAAGCGTGGTCGCCGGCGAACTCCCCGCCGACGTGGTGACCCCGACCGGACGGGTCCTGCTGGCGGGAGCGCAGAGCGGCGAGGTCACGGTCGTCGGGGCCGAGCGGAGCGGTCCCGTCGGCGAGGGCGAGGCCCTCCCCGCCGTCACCATGACCGGCACCTTCACCGTCACCGCGCCCGGCGAGATCACCCTGGCCCCGGGCGGCTACACGCTGCACACCAGCCACCTCCTGGACCTGGACACCGTCTGCACCCCAGCGGCGCCGTCCGCCGCCGCTGCCCCCGGTGCCCCCGTCTCCGCACGCCTCACCGCCACCGCGCTGCCCACGGCCAACCTGCGCAGCGTCTCCCTCGCAGCCGCCCACGGCGCGCCCGGTGCCAAGGTGACGGTGACCGGCGCGGGCTTCGTCCCCGGCGCGGCCGTGACGGTCGCCGGGCGGGCCGGGGCCGCCGAGACCGCCGACCGGGTGGCCGCCACGGCCGACGAACTGGGCGTGGTCCGGGCCGAACTGCCGGTCACGGACCGCACCACCACCGCGGTGGTCGCCTACGAGGGTCCGGCCTGGTCGGCCGGGCAGGGCTCCGGCCCGGCCGCGTACACGGTCATCGAGGCCGCCCCGCCGCAGCCCGGCACCCAGAAGGTGACCGCCACCGTCGAGCCGGGAGCCCTGGCCATGACGCAGACGGGCGCGGAGATCGCGCTGGGCGCCGTTCCGTACGGCGAGGGCGGCGCTGCCCCCGGCCGGATCGCCACCGTGACCGTGAAGGACGCCCGCGGCGGCCCGGCCGGCTGGTCCCTGACCGGCAAGGTCAGCGACTTCACGGGGCCGGGCGGGGTGCGGATCCCGGGCGCGGCCCTGTCCTGGACCCCGTCGTGCGTGGCGGCGGCCGGCAGCCCGAGCCCCTGTACGCCGGGCAGCGCGGGCGTGGTCGGCCCCGACGGGGCGGTGCTGGCCTCCACGCCCGACGCTCCGCTGGCCGGCGGTACCTTCACCGTCGACGCCTCGGTCGCCCTCCAGGTGCCGCCCTACGCCGCGCCGGGCGCGTACTCGGCGGTGCTGACGCTGACCCTGTCGTGA
- the era gene encoding GTPase Era, whose amino-acid sequence MSDRSPESTSPHRAGFACFVGRPNAGKSTLTNALVGTKVAITSNRPQTTRHTVRGIVHRPDAQLVLVDTPGLHKPRTLLGERLNDVVRATWSEVDVIGFCLPADQKLGPGDKFIAKELAGIKKTPKIAIITKTDLVESKVVGEQLIAVHQLAEELGFEWAEIVPVSAVGDSQVQLLADLIAPMLPESPPLYPEGDLTDEPEMVMVAELIREAALEGVRDELPHSIAVVVEEMIPRENRPADRPLLDIHANVYIERPSQKGIIIGPKGARLKEVGMKSRKHIEALLGTPVFLDLHVKVAKDWQRDPKQLRKLGF is encoded by the coding sequence ATGAGCGATCGTTCCCCCGAGTCCACCAGCCCGCACCGTGCGGGCTTCGCCTGCTTCGTCGGCCGCCCCAACGCGGGGAAGTCGACCCTCACCAACGCACTCGTGGGTACCAAGGTCGCGATCACCTCCAACCGGCCGCAGACCACCCGCCACACCGTCCGCGGCATCGTGCACCGCCCCGACGCCCAGCTCGTCCTCGTCGACACGCCCGGCCTGCACAAGCCGCGCACGCTGCTCGGCGAGCGGCTCAACGACGTCGTGCGCGCGACCTGGTCCGAAGTCGACGTCATCGGCTTCTGCCTGCCCGCCGACCAGAAGCTCGGCCCCGGCGACAAGTTCATCGCCAAGGAGCTCGCGGGGATCAAGAAGACCCCCAAGATCGCCATCATCACCAAGACCGACCTGGTCGAGTCCAAGGTGGTGGGCGAGCAGCTCATCGCCGTCCACCAGCTCGCCGAGGAGCTCGGCTTCGAGTGGGCCGAGATCGTCCCGGTCTCGGCGGTCGGCGACAGCCAGGTCCAGCTGCTGGCGGACCTGATCGCGCCGATGCTGCCGGAGAGCCCGCCGCTGTACCCGGAGGGCGACCTCACCGACGAGCCCGAGATGGTGATGGTCGCGGAGCTGATCCGCGAGGCCGCGCTGGAAGGCGTACGGGACGAGCTCCCGCACTCCATCGCCGTGGTCGTCGAGGAGATGATCCCGCGCGAGAACCGCCCCGCCGACCGGCCGCTGCTGGACATCCACGCGAACGTCTACATCGAGCGGCCGAGCCAGAAGGGCATCATCATCGGCCCGAAGGGCGCCCGCCTGAAGGAGGTCGGGATGAAGTCGCGCAAGCACATCGAGGCGCTGCTCGGGACCCCCGTCTTCCTGGACCTCCACGTGAAGGTGGCCAAGGACTGGCAGCGCGACCCCAAGCAGCTCCGCAAGCTCGGCTTCTGA
- a CDS encoding protealysin inhibitor emfourin: MRILVIRTGGFAGIERRAEVDTSGRPDEDEWRALAQLALRPGPPGRGADRVRDGFSYRITVDGRTVSCQEPHLSDAQRALISRVLKEGA; this comes from the coding sequence ATGCGCATTCTGGTGATCAGGACGGGTGGTTTCGCGGGCATCGAGCGCCGGGCCGAGGTGGACACCTCGGGCCGGCCCGACGAGGACGAGTGGCGGGCCCTGGCCCAGCTGGCCCTGCGGCCGGGTCCGCCGGGGCGCGGGGCGGACCGGGTGCGGGACGGGTTCTCGTACCGGATCACGGTGGACGGGCGGACGGTGTCCTGCCAGGAGCCGCACCTGTCGGACGCCCAGCGGGCGCTGATCTCGCGCGTGCTGAAGGAGGGCGCCTGA
- a CDS encoding M4 family metallopeptidase, translating to MDASRTHGHPVFCTVVPPHLLDRIALSEDARRAGLAQRTLERDSLLRTRRRITTVRGIAPTLGATGSDEPNRTVYDAEHRTQLPGTKVRAERDPAGKDATVNRAYAGLGATFELFLKGFGRRSIDDAGLALDATVHYGEDYNNAFWDGQQMVFGDGDGDLFLDFTVSLDVIGHELTHGVTQYTANLDYYQQSGALNESMSDVFGSLIKQYSLEQTAEEADWLIGAGLLGPEVSGVALRSMKAPGTAYDDDELGKDPQPATMDDYVRTSRDNGGVHINSGIPNHAFYIAATELGGKAWERAGQIWYDTLTGGELASDADFADFARLSVAAAVTRYGDGGAEHQALQKAWSAVGVPLAG from the coding sequence ATGGATGCCTCCCGTACCCACGGCCACCCCGTCTTCTGCACCGTCGTGCCCCCGCACCTCCTCGACAGGATCGCCCTGTCCGAGGACGCCCGGCGCGCCGGTCTCGCACAGCGCACCCTCGAACGTGACTCCCTCCTGCGTACCCGCCGCCGGATCACCACCGTCCGGGGGATCGCCCCCACCCTGGGCGCCACCGGCTCCGACGAGCCGAACCGGACCGTCTACGACGCCGAGCACCGCACCCAGCTGCCCGGCACGAAGGTGCGCGCGGAGCGTGACCCCGCGGGCAAGGACGCCACCGTCAACCGGGCGTACGCCGGGCTCGGCGCGACGTTCGAGCTGTTCCTGAAGGGGTTCGGGCGGCGCTCCATCGACGACGCCGGGCTGGCCCTGGACGCGACCGTCCACTACGGCGAGGACTACAACAACGCCTTCTGGGACGGGCAGCAGATGGTCTTCGGCGACGGGGACGGCGACCTCTTCCTCGACTTCACGGTGTCGCTCGACGTCATCGGCCACGAACTGACCCACGGAGTCACCCAGTACACGGCGAACCTCGACTACTACCAGCAGTCCGGCGCCCTGAACGAGTCGATGTCCGACGTCTTCGGCTCGCTGATCAAGCAGTACTCGCTGGAGCAGACGGCGGAGGAGGCGGACTGGCTGATCGGGGCCGGACTGCTGGGGCCCGAGGTGAGCGGGGTCGCGCTGCGGTCGATGAAGGCGCCGGGGACCGCGTACGACGACGACGAGCTCGGCAAGGACCCGCAGCCCGCGACGATGGACGACTACGTGCGGACCTCCCGCGACAACGGCGGGGTGCACATCAACTCCGGCATCCCCAACCACGCCTTCTACATCGCCGCGACCGAGCTGGGCGGCAAGGCCTGGGAGCGGGCGGGGCAGATCTGGTACGACACCCTCACCGGCGGGGAGCTGGCCTCGGACGCGGACTTCGCGGACTTCGCCCGGCTGTCGGTGGCGGCGGCCGTGACCCGGTACGGGGACGGGGGCGCGGAGCACCAGGCCCTCCAGAAGGCGTGGTCGGCGGTGGGCGTCCCGCTGGCCGGGTAA
- a CDS encoding GNAT family N-acetyltransferase, whose protein sequence is MSKHKIDSVGGKLSELERYYDTVPRAGGARAEDFGPLTLFVQEGAGWPYYARPALGGAGATAADVERVRARQRELQVPEAFEWVAETSPTLRAAVEAAGLHVHAHPLMVLDPAAEAVPAHPDVRLIDADDPLLTAAVTVPALAFAAPGTAVGEAGPAELAAATADPDAQARRTRVSGMLASGRSVMAAAARDGVVLCSGQYIPVGDVAEVVAVGTLPAARRQGLALGVTAALAARARASGIRTVFLSAGDEDVARVYSRIGFRRVATALIAEPPEA, encoded by the coding sequence ATGTCCAAACACAAGATCGACAGTGTCGGCGGGAAACTGTCCGAGCTGGAGCGGTACTACGACACGGTGCCGCGGGCGGGCGGGGCGCGGGCCGAGGACTTCGGCCCGCTGACCCTGTTCGTCCAGGAGGGCGCGGGCTGGCCGTACTACGCGCGGCCCGCGCTCGGCGGCGCCGGGGCGACCGCGGCCGACGTGGAGCGGGTACGGGCCCGGCAGCGGGAGCTGCAAGTCCCCGAGGCCTTCGAATGGGTGGCCGAAACCAGCCCCACGCTCCGGGCCGCGGTGGAAGCGGCGGGACTGCACGTCCACGCGCACCCCCTGATGGTCCTGGACCCGGCGGCCGAGGCCGTCCCCGCCCATCCCGACGTACGCCTGATCGACGCGGACGACCCGCTGCTGACGGCGGCGGTGACGGTCCCCGCCCTGGCCTTCGCGGCCCCGGGAACGGCGGTGGGCGAGGCCGGCCCGGCCGAACTGGCGGCGGCGACGGCGGATCCCGACGCGCAGGCCCGCCGGACCCGGGTGTCCGGGATGCTGGCGTCGGGCCGTTCGGTCATGGCGGCCGCCGCCCGGGACGGCGTGGTGCTGTGCTCGGGCCAGTACATACCGGTCGGCGACGTCGCCGAGGTGGTGGCCGTCGGAACCCTGCCCGCGGCGCGGCGCCAGGGCCTGGCCCTCGGGGTGACGGCGGCCCTGGCCGCGCGGGCCCGCGCGAGCGGGATCCGTACGGTCTTCCTCTCCGCGGGCGACGAGGACGTGGCCCGCGTCTACTCCCGCATCGGCTTCCGCCGGGTGGCGACGGCCCTGATCGCCGAACCGCCGGAGGCCTAG